From Cannabis sativa cultivar Pink pepper isolate KNU-18-1 chromosome 8, ASM2916894v1, whole genome shotgun sequence, a single genomic window includes:
- the LOC115698640 gene encoding glutaredoxin-C9, translated as MQQAIPYKSWPPLHQTTPLSRLPAVVMESTSNVNSNSKGVLTFRRSVVDVNALNGLVTDNAVMVFVRRGCCMGHVVKHLLLGHGVNPAVYEVDEAEEVGLVKELETIAAAAGDSGEILPSAQFPAVFIGGKLFGGLDRVMAAHISGELVPLLKEAGALWL; from the coding sequence ATGCAACAAGCAATTCCCTACAAATCATGGCCACCCCTTCACCAAACGACGCCGCTTAGTCGTCTTCCTGCTGTGGTCATGGAAAGTACTAGCAATGTGAATAGTAATAGTAAAGGAGTTTTAACGTTTAGAAGAAGCGTCGTCGACGTTAACGCTTTAAACGGTTTGGTAACCGATAACGCCGTTATGGTCTTCGTGAGGCGAGGTTGCTGCATGGGCCACGTCGTTAAGCACCTTCTGTTAGGACACGGCGTCAATCCCGCCGTTTACGAGGTCGATGAGGCCGAGGAAGTTGGCCTTGTTAAGGAGCTCGAAACCATTGCTGCTGCTGCTGGTGATTCCGGTGAAATTTTACCGTCGGCTCAGTTTCCGGCCGTGTTCATCGGCGGTAAGTTGTTTGGAGGACTGGATCGGGTTATGGCGGCTCATATATCTGGAGAATTAGTTCCTCTTTTGAAAGAAGCTGGTGCTTTGTggctttaa